A portion of the Natronococcus sp. AD-5 genome contains these proteins:
- a CDS encoding putative manganese transporter, protein MNDLLVVLLESLRDGYVQVSTFVAVTVLAFGLIQYRTDGALLAAIEDNERLQVLFGGLLGLTPGCGGAIVVMPLYVRGTVSFGTVVATLGATAGDSAFVILALAPEAALYAYGVAFAASVLTGYLVDAFGLGVGRVDAAVARLSPATADGGTVVDGGVRPNPAHDYCGPAPTHAHETGPDRRSRVLTPLSHAAHAAWWVAAVVGLVLGVVFLLRGGPEIPLVAGAGFDGAFTVVGIAGAVLSLYLYAVGRHYVGEGEIARARDSFASVYDTLTHAAMETSFVTVWVLVAFLVYEYVVLLTGANVATLAAAAGVLAPIGGAAVGLIPGCGPQILLASVYAEGGLPFSALAANAISQDGDALFPLLAVDARAAIVASIYNLLPAVVVGVALHLLWGPVLGMPEFGFGVLG, encoded by the coding sequence GTGAACGATCTGCTGGTGGTCCTCCTCGAGTCGCTCCGCGACGGCTACGTCCAGGTGAGCACCTTCGTCGCGGTCACGGTCCTCGCGTTCGGACTGATCCAGTACCGCACCGACGGCGCGTTGCTCGCCGCGATCGAGGACAACGAACGGCTACAGGTGCTGTTCGGTGGACTCCTCGGATTGACCCCCGGTTGCGGCGGTGCGATCGTCGTGATGCCGCTGTACGTCCGGGGGACGGTCAGTTTCGGGACCGTCGTCGCGACCCTCGGCGCCACCGCGGGGGATTCGGCGTTCGTCATCCTCGCTCTCGCGCCCGAAGCGGCGCTGTACGCCTACGGCGTCGCGTTCGCGGCCTCCGTCCTGACCGGGTACCTCGTCGACGCCTTCGGTCTCGGCGTCGGTCGCGTCGACGCCGCCGTCGCGCGACTCTCGCCCGCGACGGCGGACGGCGGCACCGTGGTCGACGGCGGCGTCCGGCCGAACCCCGCCCACGACTACTGCGGCCCCGCCCCGACTCACGCCCACGAGACGGGGCCGGATCGCCGCTCTCGAGTGCTGACGCCGCTCTCGCACGCCGCCCACGCGGCGTGGTGGGTCGCCGCCGTCGTCGGTCTCGTCCTCGGCGTCGTCTTCCTCCTCCGAGGCGGGCCCGAGATCCCGCTCGTCGCCGGCGCCGGCTTCGACGGCGCGTTCACGGTCGTCGGCATCGCGGGCGCCGTGCTGTCGCTGTACCTCTACGCCGTCGGCCGCCACTACGTCGGCGAGGGGGAGATCGCGCGGGCTCGAGACTCGTTCGCGTCGGTGTACGACACGCTCACTCACGCGGCCATGGAGACGAGTTTCGTCACCGTCTGGGTGCTCGTGGCCTTCCTCGTCTACGAGTACGTCGTTCTCCTCACCGGCGCGAACGTCGCCACGCTGGCGGCTGCCGCGGGCGTCCTCGCCCCGATCGGCGGCGCGGCGGTCGGCCTGATCCCCGGCTGCGGCCCCCAGATCCTCCTCGCGAGCGTCTACGCCGAAGGTGGACTCCCCTTCTCCGCGCTCGCCGCCAACGCGATCAGTCAGGACGGCGACGCCCTGTTCCCGCTGCTGGCGGTCGACGCCAGGGCCGCCATCGTCGCCTCGATCTACAACCTCCTCCCCGCGGTCGTCGTCGGTGTCGCGCTGCACCTGCTGTGGGGACCGGTCCTCGGCATGCCGGAGTTCGGGTTCGGCGTGCTGGGATGA